From the Raphanus sativus cultivar WK10039 unplaced genomic scaffold, ASM80110v3 Scaffold0356, whole genome shotgun sequence genome, one window contains:
- the LOC130501966 gene encoding uncharacterized protein LOC130501966 translates to MVSEEVSAMIQGETSIKRSDPGSFVLDCKIQNARFPRSLCDLGSSVNLMPYSVAVSLGYNNFVPTPIKLVLANHSIRVPEGILVDVPVKIDDCFIPADFVVLKYKQVPKDPLILGRPLLATAGAIIDCKGGKINLNVGDISMNFDMEKLVKRPLIDDHAFYTEEVSELEKEYLTDICATNSSEDTFTPDEQEILNVDSRTEDYANLMDASIGDANEENNDSKIITDQFLRETIDRSFSSSTKWTKEKAPKVELKPLPAGLKYAFICDKSYPVIVNANLTNGELALLLKESCPKLGKMSFHGKRWYSPWT, encoded by the coding sequence ATGGTGTCAGAGGAAGTAAGTGCGATGATACAAGGAGAAACTTCAATCAAAAGGTCTGACCCTGGTAGTTTTGTCCTAGATTGTAAGATACAAAACGCACGATTTCCTCGATCTCTATGTGATCTTGGTTCTagtgtaaacctcatgccatactcTGTGGCAGTTTCACTAGGATATAATAATTTCGTTCCAACGCCTATTAAGCTAGTTTTAGCTAATCACTCTATTAGGGTACCTGAGGGAATCCTCGTAGATGTACCAGTTAAAATTGATGATTGCTTCATACCAGCAGATTTTGTTGTACTCAAGTATAAACAAGTGCCGAAAGACCCCCTTATATTAGGTCGGCCCCttttagctacagcaggagcaatAATAGATTGTAAAGGAGGAAAGATTAACTTAAATGTCGGAGATATATCAATGAACTTCGACATGGAAAAACTAGTAAAACGTCCTCTAATAGACGATCATGCCTTTTACACAGAAGAAGTTTCTGAGCTGGAGAAAGAATACCTTACGGATATATGTGCTACCAATTCATCAGAAGACACATTCACTCCTGATGAACAAGAAATTCTGAACGTAGATAGCAGAACAGAAGATTATGCGAACCTTATGGACGCAAGTATCGGAGATgcaaatgaagaaaataatgattCTAAAATCATTACGGATCAATTCCTTAGGGAAACTATTGATCGTTCATTTTCTTCATCGACCAAATGGACTAAAGAAAAAGCGCCCAAGGTGGAActgaaaccacttccagctgGCCTGAAATATGCATTCATTTGCGATAAATCATACCCTGTCATTGTTAACGCTAAtctcacgaatggagagcttgcGCTTCTTTTAAAAGAATCTTGTCCTAAATTGGGAAAAATGTCATTTCATGGTAAACGATGGTATAGTCCTTGGACATAA